In Nitrospirota bacterium, a genomic segment contains:
- a CDS encoding MBL fold metallo-hydrolase produces the protein MYNEKLEKVRAAVTILVDNCVMELLPGSRFIKRLSRPHNNFLSEHGFSALIETDGKRILVDTGPTGIALEHNLNLLGLDFDDIDIVVLSHGHSDHTGGLKKVHGTIIAHPDAFLQKFIVPKRHLKIDLTCPSIDPERQVINFYTRPLKLARGVITTGEIVRINKWEELDVFRIKRNGKYLKDSVLDDQAIIINTRKGLVIVAGCSHAGIINTLEQAIKITGVEKIYCVIGGLHFIGPGIRKVERTIKKLKRLGVKKIVPLHCTGFEGIKRLSEKMKDEFEYATAGCRIEF, from the coding sequence ATGTATAACGAAAAACTGGAAAAGGTAAGAGCGGCAGTCACCATTCTTGTAGATAACTGTGTAATGGAATTGTTGCCCGGAAGTAGATTCATAAAACGATTATCCCGACCGCATAATAACTTTCTAAGCGAGCATGGTTTCTCTGCACTCATAGAGACAGACGGAAAGAGAATACTCGTTGACACAGGGCCTACAGGTATTGCCCTTGAGCATAATCTAAATCTATTAGGTCTGGATTTTGATGACATAGATATTGTTGTTCTCTCCCATGGTCACAGCGATCATACTGGTGGACTAAAGAAGGTACACGGGACAATCATAGCTCATCCCGATGCCTTTCTTCAGAAGTTTATAGTTCCAAAGAGGCATTTAAAGATAGACCTCACATGTCCTAGTATAGATCCAGAGAGGCAGGTGATAAATTTTTACACAAGACCTCTAAAATTAGCCAGAGGTGTGATCACCACAGGAGAGATTGTGCGGATTAATAAATGGGAAGAATTGGATGTATTCCGGATAAAGAGAAATGGCAAGTATCTCAAAGACAGCGTACTCGACGATCAGGCGATAATTATAAATACAAGAAAGGGATTGGTGATTGTTGCAGGATGCAGTCATGCAGGCATTATAAATACCCTTGAGCAAGCCATAAAGATAACTGGTGTTGAGAAAATTTATTGTGTAATTGGTGGACTCCACTTCATTGGTCCAGGAATTAGAAAGGTTGAAAGGACAATCAAGAAGTTAAAAAGACTGGGTGTCAAAAAGATAGTTCCACTTCATTGTACTGGCTTTGAGGGTATAAAGAGGCTTTCTGAAAAGATGAAGGATGAGTTTGAATACGCAACCGCTGGTTGTAGAATTGAATTTTAG